CGTGGCCATACAGGGACACGTACTCGTCGAGCTGCTCGCGCGCGGCCAGCTCGGGCTTCATGCTCGCCAGCCGCGTGCGCGGCGACCGGGCCTCGGACTTCCTTCCATTCGCCCAGACGAAGGTGGGCAGGTCGCGCTGCGCGTCCCGGTGGGCGACTCGTGCGTCCGTCGCCTCCGGTAGCAGTTGCTTGTTCGCGCGCGGTGAGGGCGGGAGGTCCTGCAGCACTTCGTAATTCGGCGGCTCTCGCGCCGTGGCGCCCGTGCTCGCGAGCGCCAGTGCCAGACTCGACCACTTGAAAACCAACCGTGTCACTCCGGGGGCTCCTTCCCACGGGCGCGCACCGCCTGGAGCCAACCCGCCTGTGCGTGAGCCTATCCCCCTGTTGGTTTCACCAGCAAAATGGCGGGGACGCCACCCCGGAGGGAGGGCGTCCCGAGGAGCCGGAGCGACTCAGGGCTTCTTGATGTCGAAGGAGACGAGTTCCTCGAGCCGCTCGCCGTCCTCCTTGACCTTGCCGATGCCGGGCACGAGCCAGTAGGTGCGGTCATCGTCCGGCTTCACCTTGTCACCGCGCTTGCGCTCCAGGCGGATGGCGTTGGTGAAGGTGCCGGCGGGGGTGGTGACGGTCTCGTTCACGCCCACGACGCGCCAGACGTAGGTCTTGTCCTTGTCCTCCGGGGTGCCATCGTCGGCGAGCGTCAGCTCGCGGACGTCCGAGGTGTAGCTCCAGCCCAGGGCCCGTGGTTTGGAGAGCGCCTTGACGGTGGCGGGATTCCAGGTCGTCACCTGCGACACCTTGCCCTGCTTGCGGTCCTCCTCGCGCAGGCGCACCACCGTCCCGTCCAGCTCGAGCTGCCAGGACATCTCCTCCTTGTTGGGCTGGGTGCTGAGCACGGCCACGGCCTTCATGGTCGTCTCGGGCACCACCTGCTCGCCCAGCACCTCCACGCGCTTCTCGAAGGTGCCCTTGGAGGGCTCCTGGATGCGGTACGTCCAGGAGGAGCCCTGGGTGAGGGGCCACAGGGTGGTGAGGGCTGGCTGCCCGTCCTCGCCCCCGGTGCCCGCCGGGATGTCCGGCAGCGTCACCGTTCCATCCGGATTCGTCACGCTGGGATTGTTGCTCTGCCCGGGCAGACTGCCGCCCTCGCCACAGCCCACCCAGCATCCCGCCGCCACCAGTACCGCCCAACTCCAGCGCTTCATGCCCGCTCCTCCTGGCCGCCCTTGCGGGCGGGCAGCTCCATCCACCTGAGTCCACGCACGGGTCCACCCGCGGCGCCACTCAGCGTGGCCGCGAGCGCTCCCGGCTCCTTCTCCTCGACTTCCAGCTCCAACCGGCGCCCGTCGAAGTCCAGGGCGCAGCTGCGCACCAGCACGTTGCGCCCGTGCAACGTCTTGCGCAGGAACTCCTCGGCGCGCACCAAGTCATCCGCCTGTGCCGACACGAGCAGCCGCTGCCTGGGGCCGTCGGCCTCCTTCTTCTCGAACGACTCCAGCACCCACAACAGCGCGCCGACGAACACGGTGCCCACCCCGGCGAGCCCCAGGCTGCCGTGGCCGCAGGCCATGCCCAGGCCGATCACCAGGAAGAGGATGGCGGCATCGCGCGGATCCTTCAGCCCCGAGCGGAAGCGCACGAAGCCGCCCAGGCCCACCAGTCCGAAGGCCTTGGCCATGCTGTTGCCGATGACGGCGGTGATGACGGCCGCCGCCGTGCACAGGAGGATCTGCGCCTGCACCATGTCCGCCTTGGGCAGGGCGCGGCCCGTGAGGAGTCTCCACGGCCGCAGGGACAACACCGTGCCCAGGAGCACCGCCGCCACCAGGCGTGGCACCATCATCCCCGCGTCCTTGAGGGAGACGCCGGAGGCCACGTCCTGGGTGAAATCCGTGAGGAACGACTCCATGGTGGTGGTCTCTCCCGCTCTAGAGCGTGGGCTGGGGGTGGTCGCCGTCGTGAGCGCGCGGTGTGGTGCGCTCCTGGGGCAGGGTGGCCGTGTGGGCGGCGGCGACGAGGGCATAGGCCTTGTGCAGCACCGGCAGCCGGGCCCCGGTCTGCTCCAGGGCCTGGAGGATGAGGGCCTCGGCGCGCTCCGTCAGGGGCAGGCCCTGCAGCGAGGAGAGCACCGTGGCCGGCCAGCGCTTCACGTGGGCCTCGCGCAACTGCCAGGCGCGCGCGTCGTCCATTCCGTCCACCGAGTCCAGGGCCTCCTTGGTGAGGGGCGCCCCCGTTTCGCGCAGGGCCCACGCCTCGGGCGTGTCGAGCCCGGTGAGCGAGCGCAGCACGACCTTGCGGGCCTTGTCCTGGAGCGCCTCGCGCAGCTCGCGCGCGAAGGGCGTGTCCAGGCCCGTGGTGCTGCGCAGCACCGCCAGGCGGTTGTGGCCGAGCAGGCGCTCGCGCAGGGCGTCCGCCTGGGCCGAGGCGAGCCCCGAGAGGCTGCGCGCCACGTCGCCGTACAAGCCCCGCTTCATGCCCAGCTCCCGCACACCCCAGGCCGTCTCGTCGTCCAGCCCGGCCAGGCCGCACAGCACGTCCGCCAGGTGGCCCTCGCCCAGGGCGCGCTCGCGCAGGGACCAGGCCGAGGGCGAGTCGTCGCGCTTGAGGCCGGAGAG
Above is a window of Cystobacter fuscus DNA encoding:
- a CDS encoding DUF4956 domain-containing protein, producing MESFLTDFTQDVASGVSLKDAGMMVPRLVAAVLLGTVLSLRPWRLLTGRALPKADMVQAQILLCTAAAVITAVIGNSMAKAFGLVGLGGFVRFRSGLKDPRDAAILFLVIGLGMACGHGSLGLAGVGTVFVGALLWVLESFEKKEADGPRQRLLVSAQADDLVRAEEFLRKTLHGRNVLVRSCALDFDGRRLELEVEEKEPGALAATLSGAAGGPVRGLRWMELPARKGGQEERA